The region GGCCCAGCACGAGATGTTCGACCATCGCGCACACCGGCGCGATCTCGCTCTTCGCCCGCGCGATCTCCTGCAGCCGGGAGAACCGGCCGGAGGTGACGAGTTGCACGAGGTCGGCCTGCGTGTCGACTGTGAAGTCCGGCTCGGGCGACGTCTTCTCCCTGTCCATCAGCTCGTAGAGCTGGTAGGCCGACGGCGTCGCGCCGAGCTCGTACAGGAGTTTGTCCCACCCGATTCCGCTGTGCTTGCCGGCGCCGCTCAGCACGCTGATGCCCGAGGTCTCGAAGAGCCGCGTGATCGAGAGGTCGGCCCACACCGCCGGGGGCAGCACCATCTTGAGCCTGCGCAGCACGCGCGGGCTGTTGACCAGGATGTCGCCTGGGCCGAGCTTCGGGCTCAACTGCAGCTTCTCCACGAAGAGGGTCACCTTCTCGCGGAAGTTCGTGCGCCAGTAGGAGGCCACGAGGTCGTTCTGGGCCGACAGACCGGCGGGTGCGTCGCGCTGGCTGGGCGCGGCGCGGAAGCCGATCTGCTCGACGATGTGCTCCTGCGTCGTCCCCTTCACCGGCACCTTCTTGCCGATCTCGCCGCGGCGGTCCTTCGAGTACGCGAACCTGCCGCCGGAGATGGCGTTGACGAGCTTCAGCGCCTCCCGCAGATGGCCCATCGAAGAGGCGTCGCGCACGTCGTCGACGCGCTGCGCGAGCGTGACCAGGTCGACGGTGACCTTGTCCGGGGTCGTGCCCCCCGGGGCGAGGTCGAGCGCGTCGAGCGTCCGCCGGTCGCGGCTCGCCTTCACCTTCTCGGAGGGCGCCGACGTCTTCGGCTCCTGGAGATCCAAGCGGTGGCGCACGTCGTCGTGCATCGGCGTGCGCCGCTCCTTCGGCTGCTCCATCACCAGATGGGCGAGCCGGACCGCGGCGGTCGCCCTCAGGAACGCGCGGGCGACGTGGCCCATGAGCTGTGCGGCGATGAGCCGGGACATCGTGCTGCGCTCGTTCGCCGGGCGCTGGGCCAGGGTCTCGGCCATGAGCCGCAAGGACCCGAGCACCTTGGGGTTCGCGTCCTCTCCCAGCTCCTTGGCCACCGCCTTGGCGGTGGGCTCGCCAGGCTTGGCGGCGAACGCCTGCCAGGACTTCGGTAACGCCGCCTCCGTGGACGACTCGCTCGGCATCATTGTCTCTCCTGGATCTCACGCATGCGGACGTACGTATGACTGAGGCGGCGTCGCCCATGCTTGACCCTGGAACGGTCCACGTCAATGGTCCAGGCTCCCCGAAATCAACTCAGGCCACGAGGACGGGGTGGGGCAGCACCGAGTTGTGGCAGTAGCCGAGAGCGTTCCAGGGGGTGGTGTCCGGCTGGGAGCGGCCGTGCTCGTCGGTGGCGCGCACGCGCACCACGTGTGCCCCGGGGGCGGGGTCCCAGGGGAAGCGCCAGCGGGTCCAGACGCCGGGGAGGCCCGGCCCGTCGAGCACGGCCGGCCGCCAGGGGCCGTCGTCGATCCGGTAGTCGACCGCCGCCACCCGGTCCTCCCCGGCGTACGCCCGGCCGCGGACGAGGCGCGGGCCGGGCCGCAGCCGGGCCGGCCAGGGCAGTTCGACCAGGCTCGCGACGGGGGTCGAGGTGACGGGCGCGGCGGGTCGGCCGGGAGTCAGGAGCACGTAGTCCTCGGTGTTCCACGGCACGCGCAGCGGCCGGTCGGAGACCTCGATCCGGCCCACCCACTTGATCGCGGCGGCGCCGAGCCAGCCCGAGACCACCACGCGGGCGGGAAAGCCGTGGTCCGGCGGCAGGATCTCGCCGTTCATGGCGAGCGCGAGCAGGGTGTCGGGGGCCAGGGCCTTGGCGAGGGGCATCGGGCGGCGGGCGCGGCCCTCGTCGAGCCCTTCGGGCATGACCTCGACGGCGGCGCCGGTGAGCCCGGCGGGTTCGAGCAGGTCGCGCAGCGGGACGCCGGTCCACTCGGCGGTGCCGATCGCGCCACGCCCCCACCGCACCCCGTCGAAGCGGCGCCCGCACTCGGCGGCGAACAGGGCGCGCCGGTTGCCGGCGCACTCCAGCGTACGGACGACCGACACGAGCGGGAACCGGTGCCACAGGTCGTCGTAGGTGTAGTCGACGGCTCGCCGGACGCCGGCGCCCTCGACGCGCAGCGTCCAGGTGCGGGGGTCGAGACGGGGAGTCGGCGCGTGGTTGCGGACGAAGAACCGGTCGCACGGGGTGAGCAGGCCGGGCAGCCGGTCGGGCCGGGTGCCGTAGTCGAGGCCGGTGCCCGCGTCCTCCATGAGGGCGGCGGGAGTCGGTTTCACCACCGCCGCGCCCGGGACGTCGCGCACCCGCATCCGCGCCTCCTCACACTCTCTGCGCCCGGCGCGGACGGCGGGCGTCGGCCCAGGTGGCTCAGCCCAGGTCGCCCGCCCGCCGGGCCTGGCGCTCGGCCCAGGTCGCGAGGCGCGACCACCGCCGGGCCGCGGCCATGCGGCTCGCGACGCGGGCGTGGTCCGCCGCGCGGTGCAGTTCGCTGACCCTCTCGGTGGCCAGGGAGTAGTCGTAGAACATCATTGCCGCCCCATCGCCGTTGTAACTGTCTTTATTTTCTTAGGCAGTCACAAAAGTAACGTAAAGCCGGTAACTGGTCAAGGTGGATTGGACGGTTACGCGCGCCGGGCGCACCGCGTTTCGTACGCGCGCAGCACGGCGTCCAGCAGGCCGGGGAAGAGGTCGTCGAGGTCGTCCCGGCGCAGGCAGCTCATCTTGGCGGTGCCGCGGTAGACCTGCCTGATCACCCCGGCCTCGCGCAGGACCCGGAAGTGGTGGGTGCTCGTCGACTTGCTGACGGCGAGGTCGATCTCCGAGCAGGACGCCTCGCCGCCGCCCGCGAGGTAGTGCACCACCTGGAGGCGGGCGGGATCGGACAGTGCGTGCAGCACGTCTTCGAGCCGGATCTCGGCACTGTCTGGATGGTCGAGCGTCCGGAGCTGTGGGGTGCTGGGTGGGGGGGCGGACGGCATCGGTGGCTCCCTTCGTGAGCCCCTCATTGTACGAAGACCTTCGTAGTTTGACAGATGGCGTACTACGACGGTTATCGTACTAGCGTCCCGACGACGAGAGGAGCGCGGCCGTGAGCGCGTTGTTCGAGCCCCTGGCCCTGCGGAACCTGACCATCCCCAACCGTGCCTGGATGTCGCCGATGTGCCAGTACTCCGCGGCGGTGGAGGGCCCGGAGCAGGGCGTGCCCACCGACTGGCATCTCACCCACCTCGGGTCGAGGGCGGTGGGCGGGGCCGGCCTGGTCATGACCGAGGCCACCGCCGTGTCGCCGGAGGGCCGGATCAGCCCCGCCGACCTGGGCCTGTGGAACGAGCGCCAGCAGGAGGCGTTCGGCCGGATCACCCGGTTCCTGGCCGAGCACGGCGCGGTGCCCGGCGTCCAGCTCGCCCACGCCGGCCGCAAGGCGTCGACGGACCGCCCGTGGCGCGGCGGCGCGCCGGTCGGCCCCGAGGAGCACGGATGGCGGCCGGTCGCGCCGAGCGCGATCCCGTTCGACGAGGGCCATCCGGTGCCCCACGAGCTGGGCGAGCAGGACATCCGGCGGATCGTCGGCGACTTCGCGGCGGCGGCGCGCCGGGCGCTCGCGGCGGGCTTCAGGGTCGTGGAGGTCCACGGCGCCCACGGCTACCTGATCCACCAGTTCCTGTCGCCGTTCTCCAACCACCGCACCGACGCGTACGGCGGCTCCTTCGAGAACCGCGCCCGCCTCGCGCTAGAGGTGGTCGACGCGGTGCGCGCGGAGTGGCCCGAGGAGCTCCCGGTGTTCTTCCGCGTCTCGGCGACCGACTGGCTCAGCGAGAACCCCGAGGACCCACGCGAGGGCTGGACGGCGGACGACACCGTACGGCTGGCCAAGGAACTGCTCTCCCACGGCGTCGACCTGCTGGACGTGTCGTCCGGCGGCAACGCGCCGCGGGCGCGCATCGCGACCGGCCCCGGCTACCAGGTGCCGTTCGCGGCCCGGGTGCGGGCCGAGACCGACCTGCGCGCCTCGGCCGTCGGGCTCGTCACCGAGCCGCGCCAGGCGGCGGAGATCGTGGCGTCCGGGCAGGCCGACGCGGTGATGCTCGGCCGCGCGCTGCTGCGCGACCCCTACTGGCCGAACCACGCGGCCCGGGAGCTCGGCGCCGCCGGCCGCTGGCCCCACCAGTACCACCGGGCCGTCTGACGGGCCGTCTGAACGGTTCGTCTGACCTGGGCCGACCTGGGTAGGGGTCGCGGTATGGCAGAGATCGGTTTCACACTCATGTGCGAGCAGAGCCCGGCGAAGGATCTGGTGGAGGACGCGGTCACGGCCGAGCGGGCCGGTTTCGACTACGCCGTCATCTCCGACCACTACTTCCCCTGGCTGGACGAGATGGGGCACTCCCCGTACGCCTGGTCCGTGCTCGGCGCGGTGGCGCAGGCCACCGAACGGCTGCCGCTGATGACCTACGTCACCTGCCCGATCATGCGCTACCACCCGGCGGTGGTGGCGCAGAAGGCGGCCACCGTGGGAGTGCTCAGCGACGGGCGGTTCACGCTCGGGCTCGGGGCGGGCGAGAACCTGAACGAGCACGTCGTGGGGCACGGGTGGCCGCCGGTCAACACCCGGCACGAGATGTTCCGCGAGGCCATCGAGGTCATCAGGGAGCTCTTCCAGGGTGGCTACCGCAACTACAGGGGCGAGTACTTCGACATCGACTCCGCCCGGGTCTTCGATCTTCCGGAGCGCCCGGTGCCGATCGCGGTCGCGGCGTCCGGCGGGCAGTCGGCGGACATCGCGGCCGAGCTCGGCGACGGCCTCATCGCGACCGACCCGGACGGCTCGCTGGTCGAGAAGTTCGCCGCGTCGGGCGGCGAGGGCAAGCCGGTGTACGGCCAGCTCGCCGTCTGCTACGACCCCGACAAGGACGCCGCCGTCGAGCGGGCGCACCGGATGTGGCGCTGGGCGGTGACCGGATGGAAGGTCATGTCCGAGCTGCCCGCCCCGGTCAACTTCGCCGCCGCGACCGAGACCGTACGGCCGGAGGACGTGGCCGAGAAGGTGCCCTGCGGGGCCGACGTGCACGCCGTGGTCGAGGCGGTGCGGCAGTACACCGACGCCGGGTTCACCCACCTCGCGCTCGTCCAGGTCGGCCGGGAGCGCCAGCGGGAGTTCTTCGAGTGGTCGGAGAAGGAGCTGCTCCCCGCGCTGCGGTCGCTCTAGATTCAGAGAGTCGCTCTACGGGGCGGCGACCCGGTCCGTTTCTTTTCCAGAGGAGCCCGCCGTACGGGTCCAGGGCAGCGGCGGCAGGCCGCAGCGCACCCGCAGGACCATCCAGAAGGCCGGGGCGAGCAGCAGCACGGCGAGCAGCGCCCAGACGGTCTGCGCGTTGCCGACGCCGAACATCTTCAGCGCCGAGGCGAGCAGCACGAAGGCCAGGGCGCGGCGGATCAGGCCGCCGGGGGCGCGGGAGGAGATCCGCGAGCCGAGGTAGACCCCCGGGATCGAGCCCGCCAGCAGCGCGACCGTGACGGACAGCGTGAACTCGCCGAAGAGCAGGTGGCCGAGCGCGGCCGACATGACCAGCGGCACGGCCTGGACCAGGTCGGTCCCGACGAGCTGGTTGGCCTTCAGCGCGGGATAGAGCGCCAGCAGGGCCACGATGATCAGCGATCCCGAGCCGACCGAGGTGATGCCGACGACGAGCCCGCCGACGGCTCCCACCAGGACGGTCGGCACCGGCCGTACGTTGACCGACGGCATCTCGGTCGCGGCCGGTTCGCCGGGGGCGGCGGTGCGGCGGCCGGTCTCGGGGGTGCGGCCCTCGGCGCGGTCGCGCATCGCGAGGTAGCCACGGACGGCCAGGCCCGCCGCGGCGATGAGCAGCGCGATGCCGAGGCCCTTCTGGATCACGCTCTGCACGCCCTCGCCGGTGCCGAGGGCGCGGGCGATGAGCACGCCGCAGAACGCCGCCGGGACCGAACCCGCGCACAGCCAGGCGACGAGCCTCAGGTTGACCGTGCCCCGGCGCAGGTGGACGAAGCTGCCCACCGGCTTCATGACGGCGGCGGCGACGAGGTCGCTGGAGACGGCGGCGAGGGGTGGCACGCCGAAGAACGTCACGAGCATGGGCGTCATGAGGGCGCCCCCACCCATCCCCGTCAGGCCGACGACGACGGCGACCAGAAAGGAGCCGATCGCCATGGTGTAGTCGAAATGCACCTGCGAACCCTACCAAATCGATCGGAATTATGGAAAGCCTCCCTGCCCTTCTGCCCGCCCGGCCGGGTCCTCCCGCGGCCCTTCCCCGCCCCCGGCCGCGGATGTCGGCGTGGCCGAACATTTACCGCTGACGACTACCTTCAGCCCGAGGATCGAGCCGTCGTGGCCGAAGGTAGTCTGGCAAAGACGACGATCCGAGGACCGAGGCCATTGAGACAGGGGCCATTGAAGAGAACGCACGGGTGAGAGGCGCCACCGGCTCCGCGACCGCGGGAGCCGCGCGGGCGACGCCCGGCGACATGGCGGCGCTGCTGGACGGCAGCGACGAGGGAATCGTGCTGTGCGACGCGGGCGGCGTGGTGCTGCTGGCCAACGCGGCGGCGGCGCGGCTGGCGCCCGAGATCGTCCCCGGTCGGCTGATCCCCCCACAGCTGCGCCCGGCGCCCGGCGCGGGCCCGCCCACGGTGACGTACGGCGGCCGGGTGATCCGGGTGCGGACGGAGGCGGTCGGCGACCATCGTGCCCTCTACCTGAGCGAGGCGCCTTCCCTGCCGCGCCGCACCGAGTTCCTGCTGGAAGCCGCGCGCCGCCTGTTCGCGTCGCTCCACCCGCGCCGATGCGCCCGGGCCGCCGTCGATCTGGGCGCCGAGTTCCTGTGCGACGTGGCGGTCGTGGTGCTGCCGCCCGCGACGAACCGCCGGGTCGAGTGGGTCCGGGCCGTCGCCGGGCACGCCGGGCCGGAGGAGGGCGTCCTGCCGCTCGCGACGGTGCTGCGGGTGCCCGGCCTGACCGACGCGCTCGCGGGCCTGACGCACGGCTCGGGCGGGCGGCAGGACGCGGGCGCCGTGCCGGACTGGCTGCTGCCGGAGGGGTTCGGCCCGGCCGGTGACCTGCTGGTGTTCCCGCTGCCCGGCAACAGCGTCCCCGCCGGGGCGATGGCGCTGGTCCGCCGCGCCGGCCGGCCCCCGTTCGACGAGGAGGCCCTGGCGATGGCGCGCGACCTCGCGTCCCGGGCGGGCGCGGCGCTCTCGGCGGCCACGCTGTTCCGGGAGCAGAGCGCGGTCAACACCATCCTGATCGACGGCCTGCTGCCGCCCGAACTGCCGGACATCGAGGGCATGCGCCTCGGCGGGAGGCTCCGGTCCTCCCAGCAGGCCGGCGCCGTGGGCGGCGACTTCTACGACGTCTACCTGCCCGAGACCGGCGCCGGTCACGGCATCGAGTCGGGCATCGTGGAACGGCCGCCTCTGATCATCCTGGGCGACGTCTGCGGCAAGGGCGCCCGCGCGGCCGTGCTGGCCGGTCAGGTCAGGCAGAGCCTGCGCGCGCTGCTGCTGCTGGAAAGCCGACCCGTCCGGCTGCTCCAGTTGCTGAACCGGTCGCTGCTCGCCTCGCCGGCGCCGAACTCCTACGTCACGCTGGTCCTCGCGACGCTCCGCGAGGCCCCCGGCGAGCACGTGCTGGTGGATCTGGCCGTGGCGGGCCATCCGGCGCCGCTCGTCCTGCGCCGGGACGGCACGGTGGAGGAGGTGCCCGCCCGCGGCTCCCTCCTCGGCGCGCTCAAGAAGACCGTGGTACGGCCGGCCACGGTCGACCTGGCCCCCGGCGAGGTGTGCCTGCTGTACAGCGACGGCATCACCGAGGCCTTCGGCGGCCCGACCGGGCGCGAGATGTTCGGCGAGGGACGGCTCAAGGACGCCCTGGCGACCTGTCGAGGCATGCCGGTCGACGCGCTGGTGGAGCGGCTGGAGCAGATCAGCAGCGAGTGGCTCGCGGGCGGCGAGCAGGACGACCGCGCCCTGCTCGCCGTACGGGCGGGCGGTCAGGACCCGGCGACCGGTACGGCGACGGGTGCCATGACGGGCGCCATGACGGTGTGGGCGGAGACGACTGGATGACCGGCGTCGAGAACGCGGTGGAGCGCTACCTGAAACTGATCGGCGAGTCCGACGAGTACGGCGCGATCGATCTCGTCCTGGGCCTGATCGACGAGGGCGTCCCCGCCGAGGACGTGCTGCTGCGGGTCGTCGCCGCCGGCCAGCGCAGGGTGGGCGAGCTGTGGGCGGCCAACGACTGGTCGGTGGCCCGCGAGCACGGCGCCACCGCGGTCAGCGAGCGAGCCGTCGCGGCGATCGCCGGGCGGGTGCGGCCCACCCCGACGCGCGGCCGGGTGACGGTGGCCTGCGCCGACGGGGAGTATCACGCACTCCCCACCCGCATGCTGGCGGAGGTGCTGCGGCTGCGGGGATGGCGGGTCGACTTCCTGGGGGCCAGCGTGCCGGGCCCGCACCTGATCACCCACCTGCACCAGACCGGCCCCGACGTGGTGGCGCTCGGCTGCATGATCGCGACCCGGCTGCCGCGGGCGCACGCCACCATCGCCGCCTGCCGCGCCGTGGGCGTCCCGGTGCTCGCGGGTGGGGCCGCATTCGGCGCCGACGGCCGTTTCGCCCGCCTGCTGGGCGCGGACGCGTGGGCGCCCGCCGCCGACGCGGCGGCCGACCGGCTCGCCGCCGGGCTGCCGTCGTTCGCCGCCGGCAGCGACAGGGAGGTCCACCTGGGCGACGAGGAGTACGGCTACCTGACCCGGCACCGCGCCGACGTGCTGGCCAGGGTGCTGGACCTGCTCAGGGAGTCGTACGCCCCGATGGGCGGATACAGCGAGCGGCAGCTTGAGCACACCGCGGAGGATCTCGGGCACATCGCCGACTTCCTCGCCGCCGCGCTGTACGTCCACGACCCGAGCCTGTTCACCGACTTCGTCACATGGACCTGTGAGGTGCTGACGGCACGGAAGGTGCCCGCCGAGTCGGTGATGCTCGGGCTGCGGATCTTCCGGGACGTGCTGGCCGACTGCCCGCGCGCCCGCGCGCTGCTGGCCGAGGGCATCGAGGCGGCGACCGCCGCCCGCCCGTCCGGGGGCCGGTCCGCACGGGTAACGTGAGAGAGACGACTCAGCTGAGGGGGCGTGACATGGGAGGATCCCCGCAGCTCCGCCTTCGGCCGGTGGCCGGGCGATGACGAGCGCCCCGGCGGCGACGGCGGGCTTCACGAGCGAGATCGTCCGCTATCTGCGGCGGATCGAGGAGGTCGACGAGTTCGGCGCGGTCGACCTGGTCTTCGGAATGCTCGACGAGGGCGTGTCCGCCCAGGACGTGCTGCTGCGCGTGATCGTGCCGGCCCAGCGCCGGGTCGGCCGGCTGTGGGCGGCCAACCGGTGGTCCGTGGCCCAGGAGCACGCGGCGTCCGCGGTCAGCGAGCGGGTCGTCGCCGCCGTCGCCCGGAGGGTGACCCCGCCTCCCGCCCGCGGGCGCGTCGTGGTCGCCTGCGTCGAGAGAGAGCATCACTCTCTGCCCACCCGCCTCCTGGCCGAGGTGCTGCGCCTGCACGGATGGCGGGTCGACTTCCTGGGCGCCAGCGTGCCCACACCCCATCTGGTCGAGTGGATCGGGCAGGTGAGCCCCGAACTGGTCGCGCTCGGCTGCACGCTGCCCGTGTGGCTGCCCCGCGCGCACCGGGCCGTCGCCGCCTGCCGGACCGCCGGCGTCCCCGTCCTGGCAGGCGGGGCCGCGTTCGGCGCCGACGACCGGATCGCCCGCCTGCTCGGCGCGGACGCCTGGGCCCCGGCCGCCGACGTCGCGGCCGACCTGCTCGGCACCGGGCCGCTGATGTTCGCGCCGGGGAACGGCGCCGAGTTGCCGCCCGACGACGAGTACGCCTGCCTCGCCCGGCGCCGGGGCGAACTGCTGCCACGGGCGCTGGAGCTGCTCGCGACCTCCTGCCCGCCGATGCGGGACTACAACCCGTGGCAGCTGGAGCAGACGGCGGAGGATC is a window of Microbispora sp. NBC_01189 DNA encoding:
- a CDS encoding sulfite oxidase, whose translation is MRVRDVPGAAVVKPTPAALMEDAGTGLDYGTRPDRLPGLLTPCDRFFVRNHAPTPRLDPRTWTLRVEGAGVRRAVDYTYDDLWHRFPLVSVVRTLECAGNRRALFAAECGRRFDGVRWGRGAIGTAEWTGVPLRDLLEPAGLTGAAVEVMPEGLDEGRARRPMPLAKALAPDTLLALAMNGEILPPDHGFPARVVVSGWLGAAAIKWVGRIEVSDRPLRVPWNTEDYVLLTPGRPAAPVTSTPVASLVELPWPARLRPGPRLVRGRAYAGEDRVAAVDYRIDDGPWRPAVLDGPGLPGVWTRWRFPWDPAPGAHVVRVRATDEHGRSQPDTTPWNALGYCHNSVLPHPVLVA
- a CDS encoding ArsR/SmtB family transcription factor, which encodes MPSAPPPSTPQLRTLDHPDSAEIRLEDVLHALSDPARLQVVHYLAGGGEASCSEIDLAVSKSTSTHHFRVLREAGVIRQVYRGTAKMSCLRRDDLDDLFPGLLDAVLRAYETRCARRA
- a CDS encoding NADH:flavin oxidoreductase/NADH oxidase, coding for MSALFEPLALRNLTIPNRAWMSPMCQYSAAVEGPEQGVPTDWHLTHLGSRAVGGAGLVMTEATAVSPEGRISPADLGLWNERQQEAFGRITRFLAEHGAVPGVQLAHAGRKASTDRPWRGGAPVGPEEHGWRPVAPSAIPFDEGHPVPHELGEQDIRRIVGDFAAAARRALAAGFRVVEVHGAHGYLIHQFLSPFSNHRTDAYGGSFENRARLALEVVDAVRAEWPEELPVFFRVSATDWLSENPEDPREGWTADDTVRLAKELLSHGVDLLDVSSGGNAPRARIATGPGYQVPFAARVRAETDLRASAVGLVTEPRQAAEIVASGQADAVMLGRALLRDPYWPNHAARELGAAGRWPHQYHRAV
- a CDS encoding LLM class F420-dependent oxidoreductase, which produces MAEIGFTLMCEQSPAKDLVEDAVTAERAGFDYAVISDHYFPWLDEMGHSPYAWSVLGAVAQATERLPLMTYVTCPIMRYHPAVVAQKAATVGVLSDGRFTLGLGAGENLNEHVVGHGWPPVNTRHEMFREAIEVIRELFQGGYRNYRGEYFDIDSARVFDLPERPVPIAVAASGGQSADIAAELGDGLIATDPDGSLVEKFAASGGEGKPVYGQLAVCYDPDKDAAVERAHRMWRWAVTGWKVMSELPAPVNFAAATETVRPEDVAEKVPCGADVHAVVEAVRQYTDAGFTHLALVQVGRERQREFFEWSEKELLPALRSL
- a CDS encoding sulfite exporter TauE/SafE family protein; amino-acid sequence: MAIGSFLVAVVVGLTGMGGGALMTPMLVTFFGVPPLAAVSSDLVAAAVMKPVGSFVHLRRGTVNLRLVAWLCAGSVPAAFCGVLIARALGTGEGVQSVIQKGLGIALLIAAAGLAVRGYLAMRDRAEGRTPETGRRTAAPGEPAATEMPSVNVRPVPTVLVGAVGGLVVGITSVGSGSLIIVALLALYPALKANQLVGTDLVQAVPLVMSAALGHLLFGEFTLSVTVALLAGSIPGVYLGSRISSRAPGGLIRRALAFVLLASALKMFGVGNAQTVWALLAVLLLAPAFWMVLRVRCGLPPLPWTRTAGSSGKETDRVAAP
- a CDS encoding GAF domain-containing SpoIIE family protein phosphatase is translated as MRGATGSATAGAARATPGDMAALLDGSDEGIVLCDAGGVVLLANAAAARLAPEIVPGRLIPPQLRPAPGAGPPTVTYGGRVIRVRTEAVGDHRALYLSEAPSLPRRTEFLLEAARRLFASLHPRRCARAAVDLGAEFLCDVAVVVLPPATNRRVEWVRAVAGHAGPEEGVLPLATVLRVPGLTDALAGLTHGSGGRQDAGAVPDWLLPEGFGPAGDLLVFPLPGNSVPAGAMALVRRAGRPPFDEEALAMARDLASRAGAALSAATLFREQSAVNTILIDGLLPPELPDIEGMRLGGRLRSSQQAGAVGGDFYDVYLPETGAGHGIESGIVERPPLIILGDVCGKGARAAVLAGQVRQSLRALLLLESRPVRLLQLLNRSLLASPAPNSYVTLVLATLREAPGEHVLVDLAVAGHPAPLVLRRDGTVEEVPARGSLLGALKKTVVRPATVDLAPGEVCLLYSDGITEAFGGPTGREMFGEGRLKDALATCRGMPVDALVERLEQISSEWLAGGEQDDRALLAVRAGGQDPATGTATGAMTGAMTVWAETTG
- a CDS encoding cobalamin B12-binding domain-containing protein, with protein sequence MTGVENAVERYLKLIGESDEYGAIDLVLGLIDEGVPAEDVLLRVVAAGQRRVGELWAANDWSVAREHGATAVSERAVAAIAGRVRPTPTRGRVTVACADGEYHALPTRMLAEVLRLRGWRVDFLGASVPGPHLITHLHQTGPDVVALGCMIATRLPRAHATIAACRAVGVPVLAGGAAFGADGRFARLLGADAWAPAADAAADRLAAGLPSFAAGSDREVHLGDEEYGYLTRHRADVLARVLDLLRESYAPMGGYSERQLEHTAEDLGHIADFLAAALYVHDPSLFTDFVTWTCEVLTARKVPAESVMLGLRIFRDVLADCPRARALLAEGIEAATAARPSGGRSARVT
- a CDS encoding cobalamin B12-binding domain-containing protein — translated: MTSAPAATAGFTSEIVRYLRRIEEVDEFGAVDLVFGMLDEGVSAQDVLLRVIVPAQRRVGRLWAANRWSVAQEHAASAVSERVVAAVARRVTPPPARGRVVVACVEREHHSLPTRLLAEVLRLHGWRVDFLGASVPTPHLVEWIGQVSPELVALGCTLPVWLPRAHRAVAACRTAGVPVLAGGAAFGADDRIARLLGADAWAPAADVAADLLGTGPLMFAPGNGAELPPDDEYACLARRRGELLPRALELLATSCPPMRDYNPWQLEQTAEDLGHIADFLGAALYLGDMSVFTDFVTWTCAVLAARGVPGESVVLGLAVLRGELTNCPRARAFLAEGMRAAGAACGAPDHPEPEETSP